The following is a genomic window from Amycolatopsis australiensis.
GGCTGACCGACGACCATGACGCTGTGGTTGCTCGTGGACTCCGGGGCGCCGGGGAGTGCGCCGCATCGCAGTGGCAGGCCATCGAGCGGGTCGCCGCCGAGGCCACCGTCACCGTCTCCCGCGCCGTCTCGGCCACACCTCCGGCGGGCGAGCAGCGCCGGGCATGCCGACCGCCGGCTTCGACCGGCTAGCGTGAGCCGGTGCGGCGGATCGCGGCGTCGAGCATGTCTTCGAGGAATGTCCGGTACTGCTCGGCGGTCCACTTCCGGTGGTGCACCAGGTCGGCGTAGACGGCGGGTCCAGTCAGGACCCAGATGGCGTCGGTGAGCTCCGCGGCCGACCGTGCGTCGCTGCCGGGCCGGAGCAGGTTCGCCAGCCGGCGGTTTTCGGTGAGCCGCCGGTCGGCGCCCGCGGCCGCCAGCTCCTTGGCGGTGGGGTCGCTGCGGGCGGCGTCCTGCAGCACGAGGAAGAGTGCCGCCGCGCGGTGGTATGCCTCGGCGGTGGCCGCCGCGAACGCCCGCAGGCGCTGCGTCTTGTTCAGGCCCGGTTCGTACGCTGCCGCGAAGGACGGGCGGTCGGCGAGCATGACGTCGTCGGCGGAGCCGGCGACCGCCGTCTCGACGGCGCGGACGAGCAACGCCGGCTTCCCTCCGACGGCCTGGTACACCGCCTGCGGGGTCACTCCGGCCCGGGCGGCGATCGCGGCCACCGTGGTGCCCGCCCAGCCGTGCTCGGAGAACTCCTCGACGGCGGCTTCGGCGATGCGCTGGCGGGTCTGCGCGGCCTGCTGCTCACGCAGGGGTGCGTGATAGCCGCGCTTGACAGGTCCCACAGTTCGGTTGTATCACATCAAGTCAATTGATACGTTCTCAACTGAAAGTGGGGCCGCGTCATGACTGTCGCGCTCACCTCGCCCGAGACAGCGGAAAACCTCGATCGCGCCGGCGGCCGGGGCATGCGGTTGCTGCTCGACAGCGCCGCGACCAGCGGAACGCTGTCGGTGCTGCTGTGTGAAGCACCCGCGGCGGAGGCGGGCCCGCCGCTGCACGTGCACCCCGGATCCGACGAGACGTTCGTCGTGCTCGAGGGCACCCTGCTGCTGCACGCCGCCGGCCGGACGCACCCGGTTCCGGCCGGCGGCTCGATGTTCGTCCCACGCGGAACACCGCACACCTTCGCGACGGCGTCCGGCCGCCCGGTTCGGTTCGTCACCATCCACACGCCGGGCGGTTTCGAGCGGATGCACCGTGACGTGCGCGCCGCCGAGAGCGAGGCCGGCCGCCCGCTGGCGCCCCCGGAGATGATCGCGATCGCCCGCCGGCACGACTGGGAGCCGGCCGGTCCGCCGTTGCTGCCCACCGGGGAACTGGCCCCAGCCCCCGCCCCACGATGACGGCGACCCCGGCCGAACGCCGCAAGCCCACTGGCCCGCCGGACGGAAACGCGCCAGAATGCGGGGACATCCGGGAGGGGAGTCCCGACGTGACCGCAGAACCGGCTCGATACGTGCTCGACGGCAGCGACGAGGACCTACGACGGCTGCTCGGCATCTCGGCGGTGCTGAATCCGACGACGCGGACCGCGCTGGCCACCGTCGACGTCCGGCCCGGCTGGCGAGCGCTGGAATGCGGCTGCGGGCCGCTGGGCGCGATGCCGCTGCTCGCCGAGCTGGTCGGACCGTCCGGAAGCGTCGTGGGTGTGGACTTCACGGCCTCGACCGTGGAGCGGGCCCGTTCGGTCGTGACCGAACTGGGTTTGCGCAACGTCGACGTCCGCGTCGCGGACATCAACGACCCGGCGGCCGATCTCGGTGGTCCCTACGACCTCGCGTTCACCCGCTGCTTCCTGATGCACCAGCGCGACCCGCGGCACACGCTGACCCGCATCCGCCACGCGCTGCGTCCGGGTGGCTGGCTCGTGGCGATGGAACCCGTCCCGGCCCCGCCGCCGTTCAGCTTTCCGCCCGACGACACACTGCGCGTCGCCTGGGACCTCCTCCACCAGGCGATCGAACGCGGCGGCGCGTCCCCCACCGCGGTCGAGGACCTGCCGGCCACGGCGGACCGGGCGGGCTTCGACGTCGTGCGGCTCGGCGGGTGCTTCCAGCCCATCGAGCCGGCCACCGGCTACGGACTGCACGCGGCGACCATCGCCGCGGTCCGGGAACGGATCGTGGCCAGTGGGGTCGCGACAGCCGAGGAGACCGACGAAATCATCGACCGGCTGCGCACCGCGGGAAACCGCGGCGGCGTTCAGTGGGTCACTTCACCGGTGTCACTGACTGTGACCATGCGCAACCGCGGCTGACTCGGCCGGCATCAGCCTTCGGGCCGCAAGCCCGACTGCTGCGGGATGTCGCTCGGCGCCGAGCTGTATGGCCGCCGGCGAGCACCCGGGCTTCTCGGACTGGGTCCCGCCTTGCGGACGAGGCCCGTAGCACAACCTGTGGAGTCGGATAGCGCGATCGGCTTAAAGACCCTCTCCGGATCGGGGGTTACTCAGGGCGCGTTTGAGGATCTTCCCGTTGGCGTTCTTGGGCAGCTCGTTGAGAAACGTGATGGACTTCGGCTTCTTGAACGACGCCAGGTGCGCACGGCTGTGCGCGATGAGTTCTGCTTCGGTGACGTCGGTGCCCGGGCCGGTCACGACGAATGCGCCGACGTTCTCGCCCCATTCGGGATCGGGGATGCCGACGACCGCGGCTTCGTGGACCGCCGGATGCGTGAGCAGGACTTCTTCCACCTCGCGGGGGTAGATGTTCGAGCCGCCGCTGATGATGACGTCTTTCGACCGGTCGGTGAGATACAGGAATCCGAGCTCGTCGACGTGCCCGACGTCGCCGGTGCGCAGCCAGCCGCGGTCGATGGTGCCGGCGGTGGCGGCCGGATCGGACCAGTATCCGGTCATCACGACGTCGCCGCGAACCCGGATTTCCCCGGTCGTCCCCGCGGGCAGCTCGGCGCCGTCGGCGTCGGCGACCCGGACCTCGACGCCGGTGAACGGCCGGCCGCAGGACCGGCGGCGGGGGTGTGCGTGGTCGTGGGGAACCTGGTCCGGTTTCATGACTGCGATGGTCATGGGCGCCTCGCCTTGTCCGTACATCTGGGTGATGATCGGCCCGAACGCGTCGAGCGCTTCCTGCAGATCTTCCTGATAGAGCGCGGCTCCGCCGATGACGAGGCTGCGCAGCTGTGGAAGCTCCGGGGCGGAGCCGGCTCGGACTTCGTCGGTCAGCCGGCGCAGCATCGTGGGTGCGAGGAACGCTCCGTGGGTGACCTGGTCGGCCTGGGCGAGTGCGAGATAGTCGGCCGGGTCGAAGCTGCCGGCCGCGGAAATCACATTGACCGCTCCGTGTCCCACCGCGGGGAGCAGGTACATCCCGCTGCCGTGGGTGAGCGGGGCGGCATGGAGGAAAACGGCATCGTCGTGGACCGGGTCGACGTCGGCGTAGTAGTTGAGCGTCATGCTCACCAGATTCCGGTGGGTGAGTGTGGCGCCCTTCGGCCGCCCGGTGGTCCCTGAGGTGTAGAAGATCCACGCAGCGTCCTCGGGGCGCACCTCGGCGACAGGCACCGGCTGCCCGGCTGTGAGCGCCTCGTATGCCGGTGAGCCGGTGCGGAGCACGGTGGCGTCGGTCGTGTCGCTGCTCGCCGCGTCGTCGGTTTCGGGCGCGACGACGACGAGCTTCGCGCCGGAGTGAGCGAGGACGAACGCCACCTCGCGGGGGTGCAGGTGGCGGTTGACCGGCACCGTCACCAGCCCGGCCCAGAAGGTCGCCCACAGCAGTTCGAAGAGGTCGGGCCCGTTCGGCAGGACGAGGGCCACCCGGTCGCCGGTGCGGAGCCCGAGCGCCTGGAGCCCGCCGGCCAGGCGCGCGATCCGGTCGCGGGCGAGCGCGTAGCTCGCGGACCGGTCGCCGTGGCGCCAGGCATCCCGTGTCGGTACCCGGAGCGCGCTGGCTGCCAGCAGAGTTGCCACGTTCATCGTGTCGTCAGCCTTCGGCGTCGTCCGGTTCGGGGAAGTACTCCACCGGCGAGCCCGGCGGGATGGCGTCGTTGACGAGCGGGCCGCCATCTTCGCGCCACATCTCGTAGGCGATCTCCTTGGTGATTTTGCCGTCCCGGAGTTCGAAGCAGTGCACGATCCGGAGGCTGATCCGGCTGCCGACGGGGAAGGGCAGGTTGGGCATCTCGTCGCCGACCACGGTCACGTCGGCGACTGCGTCGTCGAACACGAACTGTTCCGTGCCGAAGCGCCGCAATGTGGTCAGCGAGTGGAACTGCAGGGTGCGGAAGATCTTCAGGTAGGCGTCGCGGACGTCGGCGGCATCGGTGTAGACGAGCCCGCGGTTGGGGGCTTCCCAGGAGATCTCGGGGGCGTAGAGAGCGATCGCCTTGTCGACGTCGTCGGGGTTTTCGTTGTGGAAGTGTTCCTGTACCACTTCGAGGTTGCGCGCGATGATCTCGTCGCGGGTCAGCGTCGCGTCCGGTCGTATGGTCGTCATGAGCCAGGGTCCTTTGCGGCAGAAGGGAAAGGCTATTTGTCGAGCCACGGGTAGCGGGCGGTGTCGGCGTCGGCGTAGTCCGGGTCGAGGTAGACGAACAGACGCTGGATCTTGAAGTCGCGGATTTCGAACACGTCGCACCACGGCCCGGTGGAGGTCACTCCCGCACGCCACTCGACGCCGGTCGCGGTCGTGCCGTGGCTGGTGCCTTCGACGACGACACGGTCGCCGTCGACGACGTAGTTGAAGTACGCGGTGTGGTGTTCGATCGACGAGATGATGCCGCCGAGCCGGCCGAAGAATTCCTGGATCTTGTCGATGCCGCGGACCATGCCGTATTTCGGGAAGCAGAACTGGGCGTCGTCGGCGAAGAGTTCGAGGACGTTGCCGCCCGAATCGACTCGCTTGAGGAACTCCAGGGCTACCGACTTGCGCTGTTCGTCGGTCATGGTGCCGGTCGTGATCGTCATTTCGAGCCTCCTTGATCGAATGAAGGGCCGGGTTCAGGTGCGGGAAAGGGCGGACTTGGCCGCTTCGCGCAGCGCGCTGACCGGGTCGCCGGCCTTGTCGTGGCTGCGCCAGGCGATGTGGCGGTCGGGCCGGACCAGCAGGCAGCCGCCGTCGGTCACCTCGCGGGTTCTGGCCCAGTCGCCGTACACGTCGTCGAAGGCGAGCCGGTAGCCGATGGGTGCGCCGGCGATCTCGACGCCCAGCTCCGCGCTGATCTTCTCCGCGGCGGCGGTCCAGGCTTCGCCGCCGATGCCGGTGATCAGGGTGAACTTGCCGTGCCCGACGACGTCGAGCGTCGAGATCTGCTTGCCGTGGCGTTCGATCCAGACGTGGGGGAGGTACGCGCCGGGATGGGTGGTGGGCTGGTAGTAGAGCTCGGGATCGCGGGTGTAGTCCGGGAACGGGGTGCCGTCGTCGACGACGGCGGCCGAGGTGTAGCGCTGGCCGAGTTCGACGCCGTGCGCGTGGAAGTGGTACGCGTTCTCGTCGAGGCAGTCTTCGAGCGCTTTCCGTCGCCTGCGGCCGTCGTCGGTGTCGGCGAAGAACCCGTCGATCGCCGCCCAGCCTTCCTCGTCGGTCTGGCCCGGCCGGATGCCGAGAATGGACGGCACCCGGCCCACGATGTCGGCGCTTTTCAGGGCCCGGTCGACAACCTGGCGACCTACCGGGTGGCGCTCCTGGTGGTAGCTCTCGAGCAGCGCTTCGCCGGCCTGGCCCTTGAGGACCGCGGCCAGTTTCCAGGCGAGGTTGTAGGCGTCCTGGACCGAGGTGTTGGACCCGAGCCCGTTCGCGGGCGGGTGCCGGTGCGCGGCGTCGCCGGCCAGGAACACCCGTCCTCGCCGGTACTCGGTGGCGAGGACGTGGTTGACCTGCCAGGTGGAGACGTTCTTGATCGTGACCGGGACGCTGTCGTCGCCGATGGCCTTGTGGATGCGAGGCAGCATCGCTTCCTCGCTGGTGTCGATCTCCTCGGTGTCCGGGTCGTACATGAACACCAGGACCCATTCGTGCCAGGGCCGCACGGTGATGAAGACTCCGGAGCCGAGCCAGAAGTCGTTGCCCGGCCGGGCGGTCCAGAACAGCACGCCCGGCCGGTGTGCGCGGAAGCGCGAGAGGTCGGCTTCGAGCCAGATGTTGACCGCGTATCCGAGACCGGTTTCTCCCTCCAGCGAGAACCCGAGCTGTTCGGCGACCGTCGAGCGGCCGCCGTCGGCGCCGATGGCGTACTGCGCTTTGATCTGATACGTCTCGCCGGTGTGGCGGTACCGGACGGTCGCCGTGACACCGGCGTCGTCCTGGGTGATTTCGGTCAGTTCGGTGGAGAAGCGGACGTCGGCGCCGCGGTCGACCGCGCCTTGCAGGATCAGCGGCTCGAACAGGTGCTGGGGCATGTTGCACATGGCCGACGGACTGCCCGCCTCGTAGTCGGCCTTGCGCTCGACCATCGTCCCCCAGGTCTTCACCCGGGCGATCTCCTTGCCCGCCATGCTCGTGGCCCACACGTTGTCGGCCATCAGCTCGTTGGGGACGGAGACGGCGCGCACCTGTTCCTCGATGCCGAGGTCCCGCATGACCTCCATGGTGCGCTGGTTCGTGATGTGCGCCCGCGGCGTGTTGGCGGTACGCGGGTACTTGGTGACGGTGATGGCCTCGACGCCGTACATCGCCAGGAACGCCGCGGCCGTGAGGCCGCAGGGCCCGGCGCCCACGACGAGGACATCGGTTTCGACGACTCGCATGGTCGGTCTCCTTGCCGGTCAGCCGCGGGGTGCGACGAGGCGGTGGGTCATCCGGCCCAGCCCCTCGGTCCGGGTGGTCAGCACGTCGCCGGCGGCGAGGTAGCGCTGGGGGTGCGAGCCGAGGCCGACGCCGGCCGGGGTCCCGGTGAAGATCAGGTCGCCGGGGTAGAGCGTGAGGACCTCGGAAAGCTGGGCGATCAGCACGGGCACCGGGAAGATCAGGTCCGAGGTCCGGCTCTTCTGGACCTCTTCGCCGTTGATCGCGCAGGCGATCTCCAGGTCGTCGGGGTTCTCCAGTTCGTCCGGGGTGACCACCCACGGCCCGATCGGGCTGAAGCCGGGGTGCGACTTGGCCAGGCTGAACTGCGGCACCGGCCCGGCGAGCTGCCGGGTGCGCTCGGAGATGTCCTGGCCGTTGGTCAGCCCGGCGACGTGGTCCCACGCGTCCTGTTCACGCACGGCGCGTGCCTCGCGGCCGATCACGACGACCAGTTCCGCTTCCCAGTCGACGTTCCCGTCGACGAGGGCGATGTCGCCGGCCGGTCCGGTCAGCGACGAGGCGAACTTGGTGAACACCGATGCCTCGGCCGGGATTTCGAAGCCCGACTCGGCCGCGTGCGCCCGGTAATTGAGCGCGATCGCGAAGATCTGCCGCGGCCGCGGCACCGGCGGGCCGAGCAGCGCCTCGTCGAAACTCCGCGGAGCCAGCGGCGCGCTTCGCGCCCACTCCCGGAACTCGGCCCACCGCTCCAGGACCGCCAGGGGATCCGGGCCGAAGCGCCCGTCGCTGTCACGGGCGATGTCAGCCGCTCCGTCGCCGGTCACCAGGACCGCTCGTCCTGCCAGGTTCGCCAACTTCATCGTCGTCCTCCTCGGCCGGGGCGGCCGGCGCCACCCTGCGCTGTGGGTCTCAGCATGCGCGCTAACTTTCTAAAGTTCAAGTGAAAGAAGAAAGTTGAGGGTACGTTCTCTTCTGCTGCTACTGTTGAAACATGGCGCGATCCACGTACGGCACCCGGGCGGATGACACGTTCGCGACGATGCGGGCCGACATCCTGGCCGGGCGGCTGGCCCCGGGGGAGAAGCTGAAGTTCCCGGAGCTCGGTGCCAGGTACGGCGTCGGTGTGGGGGTGCTCCGCGAAGCTCTGACCCGGCTGGTCGAGCAGGACCTCGTCCGGTCGCAGCCGCACCAGGGTTTCCAGGTGACGCCGTTGTCCGCCGACGACCTGACTGACCTCACCGCCGCCCGCGTGGCGATCGAGTGCCTGGTGCTGCGGATGTCGCTGGCCGAGGGCGACACGCCATGGGAATCGGATCTGGTCGCGAAGCACCACACGCTCGAGCGGACTCCGCAGTACGACCAGGACGATCCGGATCGGGTCAGCGACGCGTGGTCACGGGCGCACGCGGACTTCCACCATGCGCTGCTGGCCGGCTGCCGCAACTCCCGCCTGCTGGCCATCGCGAACTCGTTGCGCGACTCGGCGGAGCTGTACCGCTCGTGGTCGCAGCAGCACTCCAGGCACCCCGGCCGCGATGTGATCGCAGAACACCGCACGCTCATGGAACTCGCGCTCGCCCGCGACACCGAAGCCGCTGTCGAGGCATTGGCGTGGCATATCGGCCGTACGACGGAAATCCTGCTCGACGGCGACCGAGCCTGAGCGACGTTCGACGAGCCGGCCGGGCACGGCGGAGCGAACGGAGACCTGACCGAGCCCCTTCGCTTGCGCAGCAAAAGTTCGACCAGCCAGCGCGTTCGTGCGGGTGGGGCCCCCGGGGGGCTTGCAGGCGTTCGCACACCTGGAGGGACTGCGGGTCCTCGATCGGCGAGACACGGTACCCAGGCCCCGGCGGGTAGCGCGGCGCAAAAGTGCCACCAGCGGCCGCGGGGTTCGCCGAAGCGTGTGGTATCGCGGTGCCGGGTGCCTCGTCGAGGCGCAAGAGTGCACCGGGGGCCTCGGGCTGGTCGTAGTAGAGGTCCGGCCGGAGCGGGTATCGGTCGAGGCGGCGGGCGATGGCTGCCGGATGCCGTCGCCATACCACCCGCTGAGACGGTGCTCCGGGACTCCGGTGCGCCGACCGGGTGAACTGATCCGGGTGGCCGGGCCGAACGGACGCTCCGATTTGCTCCGTTCGCCGCACTGATTGCTGCGATCGCCCGGGTTTGCCGGCGCGGGGAAATGGTTAACCACCGTGGTTTCGGCCGCCCCATTGATCACCGCGTTGCGTTGCCCGACGATTTTGGATGCGGTACAAAGTAATTACACGCCGCTTCGACGGTGATGAATCAATCATTGCGACAAAATGTCCATCACTATCTGCTGGGGGCATTGTGACGGGTCGTCACGCCTTCGTTTCCTGTGCACACCTCATGGACCGGATCGATTCCGCTTACATGGATTGCGTGTCCGACGTCGTGGCTCTCCTGCTGGCCCACGCCGGTGTGGCCGACGTCCGCACTCCTTTTGTCTACCAGTGGGCATTCCGGGTCGTCGGCGGCACCGGCGGGGTGCTGGAGCCGGATCTGCCGCCGCGGGCGCGGGATCGCTCGGTCGCCCGGTTCGCCGGGCTCCGGCCGAAATGGTCGCCGATCGGCCCGGTCGCGGAATGCGTCGAATCGTGGCGGCACGAGATCGGCTGTGGCAATGCGGTCGCCGTCACGGCGGACGCCTATTTCCTGCCCTGGCTGCCGTATTTCGGAAAAGAACACATGGAACACGGATTCGTCGTCGAGGGCGTGGAAGGAGGCCGGGAAGCCTTGCTGCACGTCGTCGATCCCTACGAAAACCGGACCCGGTGGGGCCAGGCGAGCCCGACGACGACCAAGATCACCCTCGGGGACCTCGGGCACGCGCTCGACCGGGGCGCCTGGGGCGTGCTCGAGCCGTGCGGCCCGGCCGAGCCGCTGGACCCGGAGCGCGAGGTCCGGGCCAACTGCGAAGCCGTCCTCGCCTCCCACGCCGAC
Proteins encoded in this region:
- a CDS encoding TetR/AcrR family transcriptional regulator; amino-acid sequence: MGPVKRGYHAPLREQQAAQTRQRIAEAAVEEFSEHGWAGTTVAAIAARAGVTPQAVYQAVGGKPALLVRAVETAVAGSADDVMLADRPSFAAAYEPGLNKTQRLRAFAAATAEAYHRAAALFLVLQDAARSDPTAKELAAAGADRRLTENRRLANLLRPGSDARSAAELTDAIWVLTGPAVYADLVHHRKWTAEQYRTFLEDMLDAAIRRTGSR
- a CDS encoding cupin domain-containing protein encodes the protein MTVALTSPETAENLDRAGGRGMRLLLDSAATSGTLSVLLCEAPAAEAGPPLHVHPGSDETFVVLEGTLLLHAAGRTHPVPAGGSMFVPRGTPHTFATASGRPVRFVTIHTPGGFERMHRDVRAAESEAGRPLAPPEMIAIARRHDWEPAGPPLLPTGELAPAPAPR
- a CDS encoding class I SAM-dependent methyltransferase: MTAEPARYVLDGSDEDLRRLLGISAVLNPTTRTALATVDVRPGWRALECGCGPLGAMPLLAELVGPSGSVVGVDFTASTVERARSVVTELGLRNVDVRVADINDPAADLGGPYDLAFTRCFLMHQRDPRHTLTRIRHALRPGGWLVAMEPVPAPPPFSFPPDDTLRVAWDLLHQAIERGGASPTAVEDLPATADRAGFDVVRLGGCFQPIEPATGYGLHAATIAAVRERIVASGVATAEETDEIIDRLRTAGNRGGVQWVTSPVSLTVTMRNRG
- a CDS encoding class I adenylate-forming enzyme family protein is translated as MNVATLLAASALRVPTRDAWRHGDRSASYALARDRIARLAGGLQALGLRTGDRVALVLPNGPDLFELLWATFWAGLVTVPVNRHLHPREVAFVLAHSGAKLVVVAPETDDAASSDTTDATVLRTGSPAYEALTAGQPVPVAEVRPEDAAWIFYTSGTTGRPKGATLTHRNLVSMTLNYYADVDPVHDDAVFLHAAPLTHGSGMYLLPAVGHGAVNVISAAGSFDPADYLALAQADQVTHGAFLAPTMLRRLTDEVRAGSAPELPQLRSLVIGGAALYQEDLQEALDAFGPIITQMYGQGEAPMTIAVMKPDQVPHDHAHPRRRSCGRPFTGVEVRVADADGAELPAGTTGEIRVRGDVVMTGYWSDPAATAGTIDRGWLRTGDVGHVDELGFLYLTDRSKDVIISGGSNIYPREVEEVLLTHPAVHEAAVVGIPDPEWGENVGAFVVTGPGTDVTEAELIAHSRAHLASFKKPKSITFLNELPKNANGKILKRALSNPRSGEGL
- a CDS encoding nuclear transport factor 2 family protein, producing the protein MTTIRPDATLTRDEIIARNLEVVQEHFHNENPDDVDKAIALYAPEISWEAPNRGLVYTDAADVRDAYLKIFRTLQFHSLTTLRRFGTEQFVFDDAVADVTVVGDEMPNLPFPVGSRISLRIVHCFELRDGKITKEIAYEMWREDGGPLVNDAIPPGSPVEYFPEPDDAEG
- a CDS encoding nuclear transport factor 2 family protein; translation: MTITTGTMTDEQRKSVALEFLKRVDSGGNVLELFADDAQFCFPKYGMVRGIDKIQEFFGRLGGIISSIEHHTAYFNYVVDGDRVVVEGTSHGTTATGVEWRAGVTSTGPWCDVFEIRDFKIQRLFVYLDPDYADADTARYPWLDK
- a CDS encoding FAD-dependent oxidoreductase, which gives rise to MRVVETDVLVVGAGPCGLTAAAFLAMYGVEAITVTKYPRTANTPRAHITNQRTMEVMRDLGIEEQVRAVSVPNELMADNVWATSMAGKEIARVKTWGTMVERKADYEAGSPSAMCNMPQHLFEPLILQGAVDRGADVRFSTELTEITQDDAGVTATVRYRHTGETYQIKAQYAIGADGGRSTVAEQLGFSLEGETGLGYAVNIWLEADLSRFRAHRPGVLFWTARPGNDFWLGSGVFITVRPWHEWVLVFMYDPDTEEIDTSEEAMLPRIHKAIGDDSVPVTIKNVSTWQVNHVLATEYRRGRVFLAGDAAHRHPPANGLGSNTSVQDAYNLAWKLAAVLKGQAGEALLESYHQERHPVGRQVVDRALKSADIVGRVPSILGIRPGQTDEEGWAAIDGFFADTDDGRRRRKALEDCLDENAYHFHAHGVELGQRYTSAAVVDDGTPFPDYTRDPELYYQPTTHPGAYLPHVWIERHGKQISTLDVVGHGKFTLITGIGGEAWTAAAEKISAELGVEIAGAPIGYRLAFDDVYGDWARTREVTDGGCLLVRPDRHIAWRSHDKAGDPVSALREAAKSALSRT
- a CDS encoding fumarylacetoacetate hydrolase family protein, whose product is MKLANLAGRAVLVTGDGAADIARDSDGRFGPDPLAVLERWAEFREWARSAPLAPRSFDEALLGPPVPRPRQIFAIALNYRAHAAESGFEIPAEASVFTKFASSLTGPAGDIALVDGNVDWEAELVVVIGREARAVREQDAWDHVAGLTNGQDISERTRQLAGPVPQFSLAKSHPGFSPIGPWVVTPDELENPDDLEIACAINGEEVQKSRTSDLIFPVPVLIAQLSEVLTLYPGDLIFTGTPAGVGLGSHPQRYLAAGDVLTTRTEGLGRMTHRLVAPRG
- a CDS encoding GntR family transcriptional regulator, encoding MARSTYGTRADDTFATMRADILAGRLAPGEKLKFPELGARYGVGVGVLREALTRLVEQDLVRSQPHQGFQVTPLSADDLTDLTAARVAIECLVLRMSLAEGDTPWESDLVAKHHTLERTPQYDQDDPDRVSDAWSRAHADFHHALLAGCRNSRLLAIANSLRDSAELYRSWSQQHSRHPGRDVIAEHRTLMELALARDTEAAVEALAWHIGRTTEILLDGDRA